In the Chromobacterium sp. ATCC 53434 genome, CCGGCGCTGCGGACGCCGTCGCCGGACGCACGCCAGGCCGCCGACGGCGAGACCGCCGCCGACGTCGCGCTGCGCGCCGCCCGCTCGCTGGAAAACCTGCTGGCCAAGCGCGGCGACGAAATCGCCGCCGTCATCGTCGAACCGCTGGTGCAGGGCGCGGCCGGCATGGCGATGTACGACCCGGTCTATCTGAGCGAGCTGCGGCGGCTGTGCGACCAATACCAGGTGCACTTGATCGCCGACGAGATCGCCGTCGGCTTCGGCCGCAGCGGCAGCTTCTTCGCCTGCCAGCAGGCCGGGATCACACCGGACTTCCTGTGCCTGTCCAAGGGCATCACCGGCGGCTTCCTGCCGCTGTCCTGCGTGCTGACCCGCGACGAGATCTACCAGGCCTTCTATCACGACGAGGTCGCGCGCGGCTTTCTGCACTCGCACAGCTATACCGGCAACGCGCTGGCCTGCGCGGCCGCGCTGGCGGTGCTGGACATCTTCGAGGACGAGCGGGTGCTGGAGCGCAACCGCGCCAAGGCCGCGGAATTCACCGCCAGGATGGCGCCGCTGGCCTCGCGGCCGGAAATCCGCCATTTCCGCCATTGCGGCATGATCTGGGCATTCGACGTCGACACTTCGCGGTCGGACTTTGCATTGGCTTTTTTTTCGGCCATGCTGAAACGCGGATGCCTGTTGCGACCGATAGGAAAAACGGTCTACTTCATGCCGCCGTATACGCTGAACAACGAAGAGATGGACTGGCTGGTGGAGGCCAGCTGCGCCGCGCTGGACGAAGTGCTGTCCGGCGCCGGGGATATCGGACACGATCCCGCCGCGCTGCCCTGAAACGGCCGCGACCGCCCGCCCCCGACGGAGCCTTGTCCAGATGCTGTCACTCGCCTTGCCGAAAAAGGATATGGACCCGCAACTCGTCGATACCCAACCCGCCAGCGTGGCCGCCTGGCTGGAACGCCTGCCCTACGCCGACCTTCCGGAATGCGGCAGGCTGCTCGGCCAGGGGCTGTACCACCTCGGCCGCACTCCGCTCGACCCGATGCAGCGCTACAAGCTGCTGAAGCTCTATCTGAAGGCGCTGGACCGCTACTATCCTCTGCTGGAGGGCGAAACCCAGCACAGCGACATCCTGTCCTCGCCGAAAACCCGGCTGCTGGCGATGCTGGGCGTCAAGCTGTTCGCCAATCTGTTCGTCGCCTTCAAGCAGACGCTGAACGAGAAGCTCGCCCGCAACGCGCTGCTCGATCGCGACCAACCCAAGATAGAGCTGCTGCTGTACACGATGCTGGCGGCGCGCCAATACCTGAACATCAGCCAGCAATACTACTGCCCGCTGCCCGACGGCTTCTGGCTCGACTGCCACCAGCTGCACGCGCTGGCCCTGAGCCGGGGCTGGCAGGACAAGGCGCTGGCCGGCGACGACGCGCTGGCCGTGATCTACCGCCAGATCCTGCTGCTGGGCCTGACCGCCGCCAACCGCCTGTCCAACGCCGAGCTGCAACTGACGCGTCGGCTGGTCTACGAACTGGCCGGCCAGATCTCGCTGCGGCCGGTGGCCGGCTTGCCCGACGGCCTTCACGGCTACCTGCTCGATCCGCAGGAGGACAGTCCGCCGCGCTATCTGCGCATCACCCCCGGCTCGCTGGATGCCGATTGCAGCCTGCTGGATCTGTCCGCCGCGCTGGACTCGCTGCGCCGCAGCCTGGAACAGCTGCAGAAAACGGCCGGCAGCGTCCCTTCGACGCAGGCCAACGACGAGGCGCAGCTATTGGCCGGCCTGGTGGAGGAATGGCAAAAGCCGCGCCGCCGCAGGCACAATCGCGAAAACGCCCGCGCGATGGCGGAGGTGAGCGCCGGCGTGGCGCCGATCTGGTACCGAGTCAACGAAGGCAGCTGGCAGCTGCCCGGCGCCGAAGCCGAGGAAAACATTCCGCTGCGCCCGCCGCCGCCGTCCTGTCTGTTGCTGATCGTCAACCACAGCGAATCCGGCTACCTGCTGCGCGGCCTGCCGCGCGACCAGTCGCTGCGCGCCGGCGAGATCCTGCTGGTCAATCCGCCCGACCGGCCGGAGGACGCCCAGTTGTGCGCGGTGCGCTGGGTGCTGATGCAGCCGACCGGCAAGGAAGTGGAGTGCGGCGTCGAGATTCTCGGCGTCCAGCCGCAGCCGGTGCTGGCGATGCCCAGCATCACCCACAGCGGCGACAGCTTCCAGCGCGGCCTGTGGCTGCCGGCCCAATACGGAAAACCGGACTTGTTGCTGCTTCCCGGCAGGCCGTTCAGCCAGTTGCGCGAGTTCCGCCTGCTCGACCCCGGCGGCGAGCGACTGGTGCGCGTATCCAAGCTGCATCAGCAATCGCCGCATTTTCAGCTGATGGAGTACCGGCTCAGCGAGGATTTCTGAGCCAGGCGGGACCGCGGCGTTTTCGGGTAAACTGACCTCTCTATAATCATTTGCTTTCATAGCGAGGTCCGTTGATGCAATCGGTGATTCACGCTTCCGACCGTATCGTGGTCAAAGTCGGTTCCAGTCTGGTTACCAACGACGGCAAGGGCCTGGATCTGGCCGCGCTGGCGCGTTGGGCCGCCGAAATCGCGGAATTGAAGCGGCTGGGCAAGCAGGTGGTGCTGGTTTCCAGCGGCGCCATCGCCGAAGGCTGCCAGCGCCTGGGCTGGGCCGTGCGGCCAAAGGGCGTGCACGAATTGCAGGCCGCCGCCGCCGTCGGCCAGATGGGCTTGTGCCAGGCCTACGAAACCGCGTTCCGCGCCTATGGCCTGCAGACCGCCCAGGTCCTGCTGACCCACGAGGACCTGGCCGACCGCACCCGCTACCTGAACGCCCGCACCACGCTGACCGGCCTGCTCAACCTCAATGTCGTGCCCATCATCAACGAGAACGACACCGTGGTCACCAGCGAGATCCGCTTCGGCGACAACGACACGCTGGGCGCGCTGGTCACCAACCTGATCGAGGCCGACGCGCTGGTGATCCTGACCGACCAGCAAGGCCTCTTCAGCGCCGACCCGCGCCGATACCCGGACGCCGAATTCATCCGCCAGGCCGAGGCCGGCGATCCGCGGCTGGAGGAGATGGCCGGCGGCGCCGGCTCCAGCGTCGGCACCGGCGGCATGATCACCAAGATACTGGCCGCCAAGCGCGCCGCCCGCAGCGGCGCCGCCACCGTCATCGCCTGCGGCCGCGAGGCGAACGTGTTGTCGCGGCTGGCCGACGGCGAGGCGATAGGCACCCAGCTGACCGCCGCCACCAACCGCATGGCCGCCCGCAAGCAGTGGCTGGCCGATCATCTGAAGCTGTCCGGCCGCCTGCTGCTGGACGACGGCGCCGCGCTGGCGATACGCGAGCGCGGCACCAGCCTGCTGCCGGTCGGCGTCAGCGCCGTCGAGGGCGACTTCCTGCGCGGCGAGGCGGTGGCCTGCATCGACGGCGCCGGCCTCGAAGTGGCCCGCGGCCTGATCAACTACAGCTCGGACGAGGCGCGGCAGATCCTGCGCAAGAGCTCGCGCGAGATCGAGGCCGCGCTCGGCTACATCGTCGAGCCGGAGCTGATACACCGCGACAATATGGTGGCGCTGTAGCCGCGCCGGCTGCGGCGAACGCCCGACCCGCCCCTGCCCCGCAGGGGTTTGCTTTTTGCATCATCGAAAACGAGAAGGACTTTCCGTCATGAACAAGATCGCCCTGGCCGCCTTGCTGGCCGCGGCCTGCGGTCCGGCCGCGGCCAAAGACGTGCTGCACCTGTACAACTGGAACAACGCGTTGTCGCCGGACACCGCCAAGCGCTTCGAACAGTCCTGCCGCTGCCAGCTGGTGCAGGACTACTACGGCGACAACGAGGAAATGCTGGCCAAGCTGGCCGCCGGCGCCAAGGGCTACGACATGGTGTTCCCGACCGCCTTCGCGGTGAACACGCTGCTGAAGCAGGGCAAGCTGCAACCGCTGGACAAGGGCCGGCTGCCGAACTGGAAGAATCTGAACCCCGACTACCTGGCGCTCAACCAGCCGTTCGATCCGGGCAACCGCTACGCCGCGCCGACCGTGGTGTCGCTGACGCTGATAGGCTACAACGCCACCCAGCTGAAGAAGGCCGGCGTCGACGGCAAGGCCGGCAGCTGGGCGCTGATCTTCGATCCGGCGGTGCTCGCCAAGATCAAGGGCAAGGTGACGGTGCTGGACAGCCAGCGCGAACTGATGGCCGCCGCGCTGATGTATCTGGGCCGCGACGCCAACTCGACCCAGCCGGCCGACTGGAAGGCGGCGGCCGACGCGATCCGCCAGGCCAGGCCGTACTGGGCGGCGTTCAACAACCAGAGCTACATCAAGGAACTGACCGTCGGCAATATCTGGGTGGCGCTGGGCTATTCCAACGACCTCTACCAGGCGCAGCAGGACGCGAAGAACGCCAGGCGGCCGTTCGAGCTGGCCTACCGGCCGCAAAAGGAGGGCAATGTGCTGGCCATAGACAATATGACGATCTTGAAGGACGCGCCGCGCCCGGATCTGGCGCACAAGTTCATAGACTTCATGCTGGACGGCAAGAACGCCGCCGAGATATCGAACCAGATCGGCGCGACCAATCCGGTCAAGGCGGCCGAGGCCTTCTTCAAGCCGCAGATCAAGGCCAATCCGGTGATCATGCTGGACCCGGCCGGCGGCAAATACGTCGCGCTGAAGGATCTGGACATCCAGTCGCGCCGCGAGCTGAACCGTCTGTGGTCGCAGGTGAAGATAGGACGCTGAGCGTCCGCGCCATCCAAAACGCCGGCCTCGGGCCGGCGTTTTCATTCGTCGACGACGGTCACCCGCGGCCAGCGCTCGCGGTAGCGCTTCTGCGCCACCCGCTGCCGGTAGACGTCGGCGCTGGCCCTGGCCGGATTGCGCCGGATCGTCATGCCGAACAAATCGTCCAGGCCATGGGGCGCGATCACCCACAAGCTGTCGTCGGCGTTCAGCGCGACGCCGACCGAGGTCGCGTACTCCGGCCATGTCGCCACCGCCGCCTCCAGCGACGGCAGCGGCTCGACCGCGTAGCCGAAGTGGCCGGCGAACCACAGATGCACGGCCGCCTGGTTCGTCACCTCCCAGGGCAGGTCCGGCGCCTCGGACGCCAGTCGGCGCTGCAGCGCCGCCTCGCGATCCGGCGACAGGTCCTCGGCGTCGAAGTACACCAGATCGATGTCGGACAAGGCCGACGGCGTGGACACGAAGCCATGCAAGACATCCCACACCAGGCTGCGCACCGCGCCAGCGCCTATGCACCAGTCGGCCAAGCCCAGCCCCCGGGCGGCGCGCAGGGCCCGCATCAGCCACGGCGCGTCGCGGACCAGCGCCTCCAGCCGCCCGGCGTCGGACAGCGACGGCCTAGTCGGCATCGTGGCGGCGCTGCGCCGCCTCCTCGCGGCGGAACTCCACCGCGCGCATGATCGCGTAGGTCAGCATCGCGCACAGGAAGAACAGCAGCACCACCCAGGCGATGGACATCAGCGTGCTGATGAAGGCCTGGAACAGCTCCAGCATCCAGCGCTCGCCGCTCAGCGGCAGCTGGGTGCTGCCCTTGCCCGGCGCCGGCGGCAGATACTGCTGCAGCGACCACTGGCGCACGCCGCCGGAAATGCCGCTGACGACGATGGCGAAAAACACGTATTTGCGCCAGGCCTCGGCCAGATCCTGTCCCAGCGTGCGGCCGAGTATCTTGGCGACGGCCGGGTCGAAAAAGCGGGCCGCGGCGACGGCGGTGGCGATCACCAGGATCAGGATGGTGGTGAACAACACATAGAACATGATGGCTTGCTCGATCGGGAAATACTGTCATTGTACGCGCACTGCATGCGCGCCACCGGGCCGGCCTTTGCGCGCGGACAAGCAAAGCCGGTTCATCGACTCGGCAAACTAGGCGTCCTTCACCGGCAGGCCGAAATGCAGATAGGCCTGCGAGGTGGCGATGCGGCCGCGCGGCGTGCGCTGCAGATAGCCCTGCTGGATCAGGAACGGTTCGATCACATCCTCGATGGTGTCGGTCGATTCGCCTATCGCCGCGGCGACGTTGTCCAGGCCCACCGGTCCGCCGGAAAATTTCTCCAGAATGGCGGCAAGCAGCTTGCGGTCCATCACGTCGAGGCCGGCCGGATCGACGTCCAGCATCGCCAGCGCGGCGTCGGCCACCGCGGCCGTCACCACGCCGTCGGCCTTCACCTCGGCGTAGTCGCGCACCCGGCGCAACAGCCGGTTGGCGATGCGCGGCGTGCCGCGCGAGCGCCTGGCCACCTCGAAGGCGCCGTCGTCGGACAGCTGCACATTGAGCAGGCCGGCCGAACGGCTGACAATGCGGGTCAGCTCGTCGGCGGTATAGAACTCCAGCCGGGCGACGATGCCGAAGCGGTCGCGCAGCGGATTGGTCAGCATGCCGGCGCGCGTCGTCGCGCCGACCAGCGTGAACGGCGGCAGGTCCAGCTTGACCGAACGCGCCGCCGGCCCCTCGCCTATCATGATGTCGATCTGGTAGTCCTCCAGCGCCGGGTAGAGGATTTCCTCGACCACCGGGGACAGCCGGTGAATCTCGTCGATGAACAGCACGTCGTGCGGTTCCAGATTGGTCAACAGCGCCGCCAGGTCGCCGGCGCGTTCCAGCACCGGACCCGAGGTCTGCCGCAGATTGACGCCCATCTCGCGCGCGACGATGTGGGCCAGCGTGGTCTTGCCCAGGCCCGGCGGGCCGAACAGCAGCACGTGGTCCAGCGCCTCGCCGCGCCGCTTCGCCGCCTCGATGAAGATCTCCAGCTGCTCGCGCGCCTTCTTCTGGCCGACGTACTCGTCCAGCTGCTTCGGACGCAGCGCGCGCTCCAGCGCCTCTTCCTGATCGGACGCGCGTTGCGGGGTGACGACGCGGCGCTCCGGCGCGGCGCCGAACAGCTTGTCGGTTTCTATCATCGGGGGCTCTTCGGGATCAATCTTGCTGCCGACATTCTAACACCGCGCTATACTCGCCGCTGGCCGCGCTGTGCGGCCAACGTCTTCGGGGCGGGGTGCAATTCCCCACCGGCGGTATGGCGCGCGATGCGCCGAGCCCGCGAGCGCCCCCGCTTCACCGCGGGGGGTCAGCAGATCTGGTGAAACGCCAGAGCCGACGGTAACAGTCCGGATGAAAGAAGACGACGCCAGTCATCCGTCCGCGCCCGCGGCCGGACGACTGTGTCGTATCCGCGCGTTTATCGCGCCGGATAGCCGTGCGCTATCCGCTTCACGCCCACGGGACGTGTTTCTCAATCCATTATTTTGAGGACCGTTTCCATGAACGCCCACACCGATATCCTTTCCCTGCGCGTCCACGCCGCGCTCGACGCCTTGCGGCAAGGCCTGCCGGTCATCGTCGCCGACGACGCCGATCGCGAGAACGAGGCCGACCTGATCCTGGCCGCCGACGCCCTCACCGTGCCCGAAATGGCGCGGATGATACGCGACGGCAGCGGCATCGTCTGCCTGTGCCTGACGCCGCAGCACGCGGCGCGCCTCGAACTGCCGCCGATGGCCGAGAACAACGGCAGCCGCTACGGCACCGCCTTCACCGTCGCCATCGAGGCGGCCCAAGGCGTCACCACCGGCGTGTCCGCCGCCGACCGCGTCACGACGATACGCGCGGCGATCGCGCTGGACGCCAGGCCGACCGACCTGGTGCGCCCCGGCCATGTCTATCCCATCGTCGCCCGCGCCGGCGGCGTGCGCGAACGCCGCGGCCACACCGAGGCCTCGGTCGAGCTGGCGCGGCTGGCCGGCTTCAGCCCGGCCGGCGTGCTGTGCGAGCTGATGAACCCGGACGGCACGATGATGCGCGGCGCCGAACTGGACGCCTATGCCGAACGCCACGATCTGCCTCAGCTGACGGTGGCGGAGCTGGCCGAATGGCTGCAATACCGACAAGTCTGACGGAGGCGACCATGTTCAGTGGAATCACCGAGGGCGTGGCCCGCATCGCGGCCATCGCCGACGGCGACGGCGTGCGCCGCATCGCCATAGACTTCCCGCCCGGCTTCTGCGCCGGCCTGAAACAGGGCGCCAGCGTCGCCATCGACGGCGCCTGCCTGACGGCGGCCGCGCCGCCGCGGGGCGACCGCGCCGAGTTCGATCTGATCCTGCCGACGCTGATCACCAGCACGCTGGCCGGCCGCCAGGTCGGCGACGCGGTCAACGCCGAACGGGCGCTGGCCGACGGCGCCGAGATCGGCGGCCACGCCTTGTCCGGCCACGTCGACTATCAAGCGACCGTCGCGCAGCGGAAGGAATACGGCGACAATCTGTGCCTGCGGCTGTCGGTGCCGGCCGGCGCGCTGCGCTACCTGTTCGCCAAGGGCTATGCGGCGCTCGACGGCGTCAGCCTGACCATCGCCGACATCGACAAGCGCGACGGCTGGTTCGAAGTCTGGCTGATTCCGGAGACGCGGCGCGCCACCACGCTGGGCGACAAGGCGCCCGGCGACCGCCTCAATCTGGAGATAGAACGGCAGACCCAGGTGCTGGTCGACTCGACGCGCGAGGCGCTGGAAGAGAAGCTCGGCGCCCTGCTGCGGCTGTTGACGCCCGGCGTCTCCCTCCCCTCCGGCCAAGCCGGCGCGCTGCCGCCGCGCTGATCCCGCCCGCCCGCCGCCGCAGAACTAAGCGGCGGCCGGCTTGTCTGCACTGCATCGCCACGCACCGCTCGCCGCCGTCCGCATGCTCCGCTTCCTGTCGTTTCGCAGCCTGCTGCTCGCAGGCTTTCTCGGCGTCGCCCTGATTCCGTCGGCCGCGCTGCTGCAACTGCGCCGCGAGCTCGGCGCCGCCGCAGACGCCGCCCAACAATACCAGCGCCAGGCGCAGCGCTGGCAGGATGGCGCCCGGCTGTCGCAGGAGCTGGCCTTGCAATTCGAGCGCGCCAGCCGCCAGGCGCTGATCCTGCGGGATAAACGGCTGCGCGAGACCGCCGCCGAATCGTCGCGCGCGATCCGCCGCGCGCAGGACGCGCTGCTGCCGGACGCTCCGGCCGGCGTCGCCGACACCGTCGCCGCCGTGCTCGACCACGTCGGGCGGCTGCAGCGACTGCCGCCGCCGCAACGGCTGCAACGCGACCAGCTGTTCCGCCAGCTACATCGGCAGCTGCAATGGCAACAACAGTTGCTGGATCAGGCGCGGCAGCAGCAGCAGTCGCGCTGGCGCGGCGACATCGAGCGGATGCGCGGCCAGGCCAACCAGCTGGCCTGGCTGGCGCTGGCCGCCGCCCTGCTGCTGGCGCTGGCGATGACGCTGCTGATCCACTGGCCGCTGCGCGGGCTGCAGCGCCGGATCGCCAGCCTCGCCGGCGGCGCCCGGCAGCTGGACTGGCGCCAGGCCGGACCGGCCGACCTGCAGCGGCTGAGCCGCGAGCTGGCGCAACTGGACTGCCGGCTGGTGGAGCTGGAGCAGCAGAAGACGCGCTTTTTCCGTCAGGTGTCCCATGAATTGAAAACGCCGCTGGCGGCGATACACGAGGCCACCTCGCTGCTGAACGAAGGCGTGGCCGGCGAGCTGAACGCCCAGCAGCGCCACATCGTCGGCATTCTGCGCAACAACGCCGCCACGCTGCGCCAGCGGGTGCAGGCGCTGCTGCGGCAGGATGCCGGCCAGTGGCTGTCCACCGCGCTTTCGCCGCGCCGGTTCTCGCTGCACCGGCTATTGCAGCGACGGCTGATCAGCTGCCAGCCGCTGTGGCAGGCCAAGCGGCTGCGGCTGGAGCTGGACGGCTCCGATGGCCAGGTGGTCGGCGATCCGTCCAAGGTGGAAACGATAATCGACAATCTGCTGCTGAACGCCATCCGCCACAGCCCGCCCGACGCCCGCTTGATACTGCGCCACGGACGCGCCGACGGCCGCGTCTGGCTGGAAGTGGCCGACTTCGGTCCCGGCGTGCCCGACGAGATCCGCGACAAGATTTTCGAGCCGTTCTGGAGCGGCCCGGCGCCGGCCGGGGAAACGCCGGGCAGCGGCCTCGGCCTGACGATGGCGCGCGGCTATGCCCAATTGATGAGCGGCGAACTGCAACTGCGGGACAGCGCCGAAAGCGCCTGTTTCCGCCTCAGCTGGCCGGAACCGGAGCACACCCGATGACCCCACTCGCGCGGCGCCTGCCGCCCGTTCTGCTGGCGCTGCTTTGCGCCGCCTGCGCCTTGCGGCCGCCCGCGCCGACGACGCCGGTGCTGATCTGCCCCGGCAGCGACGCCGTGCTGCTGTCCATCGACCTGCCGGACGACGCCGTCCGGCAGCGCTGGCAGCGCTACCAGGCCTGCGACGGCTACCGCCTGCTGAAGCTGCTGCGCGCCGCCGGCCGCGATCCGCTCCGGCAGCAGGCTGAGCTGGAGCGCCTGCAGGCCGACGACGCCGCCGCGCCGGCCAACGCCGCGCTGGCCCGCTTGTTGCTGCGTCAGATCCAGACGCAAAACCACCTGCAGGAACAAAACGACAGGCTGCAACAACAAGGGCGCGAGCAACAGAAGCGCGCCGACGAGTTGGCCGCCAAGCTGGAAGCCTTGCGCCGGCTGGAGCTGGATTTGCAGCGCCCGGCCGGCCCGACTGAAGGAAACCGTAAATGAATGCCCGCATCATCCTGGTCGACGACGATCCCGACCTGCTGTGCCTGGTAAAGATGCGGCTGCAGGCCGCCGGCTACGAAGTGGAGGCGCTGTCCAGCGCCGAGACCGCGCTCGGCGCCTTGTCGGCGCGGCGCGCCGACCTGCTGCTGACCGACTGGCGCCTGCCCGGCATGGACGGCATGCAGCTGTTCGCCATTGTCCGCGAGCGCTATCCGACGCTGCCGGTGATCCTGCTGACCGCCCACGGCACCGTGCCCGACGCGGTGGAAGCGCTCAGCAGCGGCGTGTTCTGCTATCTGGAAAAACCGTTCGACGGCCCCTTGCTGCTGGACAAGGTGCGGCAGGGGCTGGCGCTGGCGGCCGGCGCCGGCCCAGGCGCGGCAGACGGCGGCGACTGGCGCGACGGCATCATCAGCCGCAGCCCGGCGATGGAAGAGCTGCTGAGCGAGGCGCGCATGGTCGCCGCCACCGATGCCAGCGTGCTGCTCTTGGGCGAGAGCGGCAGCGGCAAGGAAGTGCTGGCGCGCGCGATCCACCGCGCCAGCCCGCGCGCGGACCGGCCCTTCGTCGCCGTCAATTGCGGCGCGATTCCGGAAAACCTGCTGGAAAGCGAGTTGTTCGGCCATGAAAAGGGCGCCTTCACCGGCGCGGCGGCGCGACGCAGCGGCTTGATCCAGCAGGCCGACGGCGGCACCCTGTTCCTCGACGAGATCGGCGACATGCCGCTGCCGCTGCAGGTGAAGCTGCTGCGCGTGCTGCAGGACCGCGAAGTGCGGCCGGTCGGCGCCAACCGCCCGGTCGCGGTCGACATCCGCCTGCTGTCGGCCACTCACCGCGATCTGCCCGCCCGCATCGCCGACGGCCAGTTTCGCGAGGACCTGTACTACCGGCTGAACGTGGTGATGCTGCGGCTGCCGTCGCTGGCCGAGCGTCGCGAGGACATTCCGCTGCTGGCGCAGCATTTCCTGAAACAGGTGGCGCGGCGCTATGGCAGGACGGTCGGCGGTTTCGCGCCCGAGGCCGTATCGTTTCTCGCCGCCGCCAGCTGGCCCGGCAACATCCGTCAGCTGGCCAATGTGGTCGAACAGTGCTGCGTGCTGGCCACCGGCCCGCTGCTGAGCCTGGCCCAGGTCGAGAAGGCCGTGGCCGGCGAGTCCCGCGCCATCCCGACGCTGGCGGCGGCGCGGCGCCAGTTCGAGCACGACTACCTGTCCAGCCTGCTGCGGCTGACCGGCGGCAATGTCAGCGACGCGGCCAGGCTGGCCGACCGCAACCGCACCGAGTTCTATCGCCTGCTGCAGAAGCACGAACTGAGCGCGGCCGCCTTCAAGGACGATTGACGCTGTCGCCATTTGGCGACAGCGCCGCGGCCTTACCCCGCCTGAATCCGCGACGCTTCACCGCCTTTTCTGTCGCCAATCGGCGACGAATACCAGCGGCTACCTGAGGCGAAAGTCGAAGAATCATTGATTTCATTGAGAAAAATCGGCTGGCACGGCGCTTGCTAAATGAACGGGGACTTTCGTCACCATCAACAAGGAGACTCATACCATGCGTAAAGCCCTGATCATCGCCAGCCTGATTCCCGTCCTGAGCGCCGGAGCGGCCTTCGCCGCCGGCAACGACGCCAGCGGCCCCAGCCA is a window encoding:
- a CDS encoding riboflavin synthase subunit alpha is translated as MFSGITEGVARIAAIADGDGVRRIAIDFPPGFCAGLKQGASVAIDGACLTAAAPPRGDRAEFDLILPTLITSTLAGRQVGDAVNAERALADGAEIGGHALSGHVDYQATVAQRKEYGDNLCLRLSVPAGALRYLFAKGYAALDGVSLTIADIDKRDGWFEVWLIPETRRATTLGDKAPGDRLNLEIERQTQVLVDSTREALEEKLGALLRLLTPGVSLPSGQAGALPPR
- a CDS encoding spermidine/putrescine ABC transporter substrate-binding protein, encoding MNKIALAALLAAACGPAAAKDVLHLYNWNNALSPDTAKRFEQSCRCQLVQDYYGDNEEMLAKLAAGAKGYDMVFPTAFAVNTLLKQGKLQPLDKGRLPNWKNLNPDYLALNQPFDPGNRYAAPTVVSLTLIGYNATQLKKAGVDGKAGSWALIFDPAVLAKIKGKVTVLDSQRELMAAALMYLGRDANSTQPADWKAAADAIRQARPYWAAFNNQSYIKELTVGNIWVALGYSNDLYQAQQDAKNARRPFELAYRPQKEGNVLAIDNMTILKDAPRPDLAHKFIDFMLDGKNAAEISNQIGATNPVKAAEAFFKPQIKANPVIMLDPAGGKYVALKDLDIQSRRELNRLWSQVKIGR
- a CDS encoding HAMP domain-containing sensor histidine kinase gives rise to the protein MSALHRHAPLAAVRMLRFLSFRSLLLAGFLGVALIPSAALLQLRRELGAAADAAQQYQRQAQRWQDGARLSQELALQFERASRQALILRDKRLRETAAESSRAIRRAQDALLPDAPAGVADTVAAVLDHVGRLQRLPPPQRLQRDQLFRQLHRQLQWQQQLLDQARQQQQSRWRGDIERMRGQANQLAWLALAAALLLALAMTLLIHWPLRGLQRRIASLAGGARQLDWRQAGPADLQRLSRELAQLDCRLVELEQQKTRFFRQVSHELKTPLAAIHEATSLLNEGVAGELNAQQRHIVGILRNNAATLRQRVQALLRQDAGQWLSTALSPRRFSLHRLLQRRLISCQPLWQAKRLRLELDGSDGQVVGDPSKVETIIDNLLLNAIRHSPPDARLILRHGRADGRVWLEVADFGPGVPDEIRDKIFEPFWSGPAPAGETPGSGLGLTMARGYAQLMSGELQLRDSAESACFRLSWPEPEHTR
- the ribB gene encoding 3,4-dihydroxy-2-butanone-4-phosphate synthase; this encodes MNAHTDILSLRVHAALDALRQGLPVIVADDADRENEADLILAADALTVPEMARMIRDGSGIVCLCLTPQHAARLELPPMAENNGSRYGTAFTVAIEAAQGVTTGVSAADRVTTIRAAIALDARPTDLVRPGHVYPIVARAGGVRERRGHTEASVELARLAGFSPAGVLCELMNPDGTMMRGAELDAYAERHDLPQLTVAELAEWLQYRQV
- a CDS encoding nucleotidyltransferase family protein → MPTRPSLSDAGRLEALVRDAPWLMRALRAARGLGLADWCIGAGAVRSLVWDVLHGFVSTPSALSDIDLVYFDAEDLSPDREAALQRRLASEAPDLPWEVTNQAAVHLWFAGHFGYAVEPLPSLEAAVATWPEYATSVGVALNADDSLWVIAPHGLDDLFGMTIRRNPARASADVYRQRVAQKRYRERWPRVTVVDE
- a CDS encoding adenosylmethionine--8-amino-7-oxononanoate transaminase, yielding MSNQAWLERSFAAVWHPCTQMKRHERLPIVPIASADGVWLSDFDGKRYLDGVSSWWVNLFGHGHPRIKAAIRQQLDSLEHVMLAGFTHRPVVELSERLAALSGLGHAFYGSDGASATEIALKMSFHYWKNVGRPQKTRFVSLENSYHGETVGALAVTDVPLFSSTYAELLKPALRTPSPDARQAADGETAADVALRAARSLENLLAKRGDEIAAVIVEPLVQGAAGMAMYDPVYLSELRRLCDQYQVHLIADEIAVGFGRSGSFFACQQAGITPDFLCLSKGITGGFLPLSCVLTRDEIYQAFYHDEVARGFLHSHSYTGNALACAAALAVLDIFEDERVLERNRAKAAEFTARMAPLASRPEIRHFRHCGMIWAFDVDTSRSDFALAFFSAMLKRGCLLRPIGKTVYFMPPYTLNNEEMDWLVEASCAALDEVLSGAGDIGHDPAALP
- the ruvB gene encoding Holliday junction branch migration DNA helicase RuvB; this translates as MIETDKLFGAAPERRVVTPQRASDQEEALERALRPKQLDEYVGQKKAREQLEIFIEAAKRRGEALDHVLLFGPPGLGKTTLAHIVAREMGVNLRQTSGPVLERAGDLAALLTNLEPHDVLFIDEIHRLSPVVEEILYPALEDYQIDIMIGEGPAARSVKLDLPPFTLVGATTRAGMLTNPLRDRFGIVARLEFYTADELTRIVSRSAGLLNVQLSDDGAFEVARRSRGTPRIANRLLRRVRDYAEVKADGVVTAAVADAALAMLDVDPAGLDVMDRKLLAAILEKFSGGPVGLDNVAAAIGESTDTIEDVIEPFLIQQGYLQRTPRGRIATSQAYLHFGLPVKDA
- the proB gene encoding glutamate 5-kinase, encoding MQSVIHASDRIVVKVGSSLVTNDGKGLDLAALARWAAEIAELKRLGKQVVLVSSGAIAEGCQRLGWAVRPKGVHELQAAAAVGQMGLCQAYETAFRAYGLQTAQVLLTHEDLADRTRYLNARTTLTGLLNLNVVPIINENDTVVTSEIRFGDNDTLGALVTNLIEADALVILTDQQGLFSADPRRYPDAEFIRQAEAGDPRLEEMAGGAGSSVGTGGMITKILAAKRAARSGAATVIACGREANVLSRLADGEAIGTQLTAATNRMAARKQWLADHLKLSGRLLLDDGAALAIRERGTSLLPVGVSAVEGDFLRGEAVACIDGAGLEVARGLINYSSDEARQILRKSSREIEAALGYIVEPELIHRDNMVAL
- a CDS encoding sigma 54-interacting transcriptional regulator — its product is MNARIILVDDDPDLLCLVKMRLQAAGYEVEALSSAETALGALSARRADLLLTDWRLPGMDGMQLFAIVRERYPTLPVILLTAHGTVPDAVEALSSGVFCYLEKPFDGPLLLDKVRQGLALAAGAGPGAADGGDWRDGIISRSPAMEELLSEARMVAATDASVLLLGESGSGKEVLARAIHRASPRADRPFVAVNCGAIPENLLESELFGHEKGAFTGAAARRSGLIQQADGGTLFLDEIGDMPLPLQVKLLRVLQDREVRPVGANRPVAVDIRLLSATHRDLPARIADGQFREDLYYRLNVVMLRLPSLAERREDIPLLAQHFLKQVARRYGRTVGGFAPEAVSFLAAASWPGNIRQLANVVEQCCVLATGPLLSLAQVEKAVAGESRAIPTLAAARRQFEHDYLSSLLRLTGGNVSDAARLADRNRTEFYRLLQKHELSAAAFKDD